In Aspergillus luchuensis IFO 4308 DNA, chromosome 1, nearly complete sequence, the following are encoded in one genomic region:
- a CDS encoding uncharacterized protein (COG:S;~EggNog:ENOG410Q2B6), giving the protein MPRGAEYDNGVIQSDNAIEAGETKVHGTNPANDHLNRVQRTAPLPEAAQSSGGEYSIGGSSGPNKSGSGKGGHEPKTLGDKKGLGAHKA; this is encoded by the exons ATGCCCCGCGGAGCCGAGTACGACAACGGAGTCATCCAGTCCGACAACGCCATTGAGGCCGGCGAGACCAAGGTTCATGGAACGAACCCTGCC AACGACCACCTCAACCGCGTCCAGCGCACCGCTCCCCTCCCTGAGGCCGCCCAGAGCAGCGGCGGCGAGTACAGCATTGGCGGTAGCTCAGGTCCGAACAAGTCCGGTAGTGGAAAGGGCGGCCACGAGCCCAAGACATTGGGCGATAAGAAGGGATTGGGGGCTCACAAAGCATAA
- the GSY1 gene encoding glycogen [starch] synthase (CAZy:GT3;~COG:G;~EggNog:ENOG410PJA3;~InterPro:IPR008631;~PFAM:PF05693;~go_function: GO:0004373 - glycogen (starch) synthase activity [Evidence IEA];~go_process: GO:0005978 - glycogen biosynthetic process [Evidence IEA]), producing MASEDNGQEPIKRDVRNHILFEVATEVANRVGGIYSVLKSKASVTTAEYGDRYTLIGPLNRASAAVEVEELTPSNPRMIETIQSMKERGIEIVYGRWLIEGAPRVLLIDTGTGYKYLDEWKGDLWNAAGIPSPSADTETNEAIVFGYLVAWFLGEFIAHERRRAVVAHFHEWLAGVALPLTKKRHMDLTTIFTTHATLLGRYLCAGSVDFYNNLQYFDVDAEAGKRGIYHRYCIERAAAHTADVFTTVSHITAFESEHLLKRKPDGVLPNGLNVKKFSAVHEFQNLHSQSKEKINDFVRGHFYGHNNFDLDNTLYVFTAGRYEFRNKGVDMFIEGLARLNHRLKEAGSKMTVVAFIIMPAQTSSLTVEALKGQAVVKSLKDTIEMIEKGIGRRMYERCLAWKEGDNMPDEKDLMASQDRVLLRRRLFAMKRHSLPPIVTHNMYNDHEDPILNQIRRVQLFNHESDRVKVVFHPEFLNSSNPVLPLDYDDFVRGTHLGVFPSYYEPWGYTPAECTVMGVPSITTNLSGFGCYMEELIENSSDYGIYIVDRRMKGVDDSVNQLTEFMFNFTQKSRRQRINQRNRTERLSDLLDWKRMGLEYVKARQLALRRAYPSSFGTPDDVYDVIGGTEQKISRPLSVPGSPRDRSGMMTPGDFASLQEVKEGLSTEDYVAWRLP from the exons ATGGCCAGTGAGGATAATGGCCAAGAGCCCATAAAGCGCGATGTTCGCAATCACATTCTATTCGAGGTAGCAACGGAAGTGGCCAACCGGGTGGGAGGTATCTACTCGGTGCTCAAGTCTAAAGCTTCCGTGACCACTGCAGAGTATGGCGACCGTTACACCCTGATCGGTCCTCTCAATCGTGCTTCGGCGGCTGTAGAGGTCGAGGAGTTAACTCCGTCAAATCCTCGCATGATCGAGACCATCCAGTCCATGAAGGAGCGCGGGATCGAGATTGTCTACGGTCGCTGGCTGATTGAGGGTGCTCCGCGCGTGCTTCTTATCGACACAGGCACTGGTTACAAATATCTGGACGAGTGGAAAGGCGATCTCTGGAATGCAGCTGGTATTCCGTCCCCTTCTGCCGATACCGAGACCAACGAAGCCATTGTTTTCGGTTACCTGGTGGCATGGTTCTTGGGAGAG TTTATCGCGCATGAGCGTCGCCGTGCAGTGGTTGCTCATTTTCACGAATGGCTTGCTGGTGTTGCCTTGCCGCTGACCAAAAAGCGGCATATGGACCTGACGACTATATTCACCACCCACGCGACCTTGCTCGGTCGGTATCTGTGCGCCGGGTCGGTGGACTTCTACAACAACCTCCAGTACTTTGATGTGGATGCGGAAGCTGGCAAACGAGGGATCTATCACCGCTACTGCATTGAGCGAGCTGCCGCACACACAGCTGATGTCTTCACGACTGTGTCGCATATCACGGCCTTTGAGAGTGAGCATCTTCTTAAACGGAAGCCTGATGGCGTGCTGCCCAACGGACTGAATGTGAAGAAGTTCTCGGCTGTCCATGAATTCCAGAACCTACATTCGCAatccaaggagaagatcaatgaTTTCGTGCGGGGTCATTTCTATGGCCATAACAACTTTGACCTGGACAATACCCTCTACGTATTTACTGCCGGACGCTATGAGTTCCGAAACAAAGGAGTGGATATGTTCATCGAGGGCCTGGCACGTTTGAATCACCGTCTGAAAGAGGCAGGTTCTAAAATGACCGTCGTCGCGTTCATTATTATGCCTGCTCAGACGTCATCCCTGACCGTTGAAGCGCTCAAGGGCCAGGCTGTTGTGAAGTCTCTGAAGGACACAATCGAGATGATCGAAAAGGGCATTGGGAGACGAATGTACGAGCGGTGTCTAGCATGGAAGGAAGGCGACAACATGCCGGACGAGAAGGACCTAATGGCTAGCCAAGATCGTGTGCTACTGCGCCGCAGACTCTTCGCCATGAAGCGGCACTCCCTGCCTCCGATTGTCACGCATAACATGTACAATGATCACGAAGATCCCATTCTGAACCAGATCCGTCGTGTTCAACTTTTCAACCATGAGTCTGACCGGGTCAAGGTTGTCTTCCACCCGGAGTTCCTGAACTCATCTAACCCGGTGCTACCCTTGGACTATGACGACTTCGTTCGGGGTACCCATCTTGGGGTGTTCCCCTCGTACTACGAGCCTTGGGGATACACGCCGGCTGAGTGTACCGTGATGGGTGTCCCGAGTATTACCACAAACCTGTCTGGGTTCGGTTGCTACATGGAGGAGTTGATCGAGAATTCGTCCGATTACGGCATCTATATTGTGGACCGTCGCATGAAAGGCGTCGATGACTCCGTTAATCAGTTGACGGAATTCATGTTCAACTTCACCCAGAAGAGTCGGCGCCAACGGATCAACCAGCGGAACCGGACAGAGCGTCTGAGTGACCTCTTGGACTGGAAGCGCATGGGTCTGGAGTATGTCAAGGCGCGGCAGTTGGCACTCCGTCGAG CCTATCCTTCGTCATTCGGCACGCCCGATGATGTCTACGATGTAATCGGTGGCACGGAGCAGAAGATATCGCGACCCTTATCCGTACCTGGCTCCCCGAGAGATCGTTCTGGTATGATGACTCCCGGGGACTTTGCCTCCCTGCAGGAGGTGAAAGAAGGCTTGAGTACGGAGGACTATGTCGCATGGCGACTGCCGTAA
- a CDS encoding vacuolar protein sorting-associated protein 54 (BUSCO:EOG09260WCZ;~COG:U;~EggNog:ENOG410PGGC;~InterPro:IPR039745,IPR012501;~PFAM:PF07928;~go_component: GO:0000938 - GARP complex [Evidence IEA];~go_process: GO:0042147 - retrograde transport, endosome to Golgi [Evidence IEA]), translating to MSSATPRKSIDSLASGASTPSLSQFSLNQIESPRASTQRYPLRRGSTASSIASIGGILDPSHRHGSIAESGQNAISTLLQPPIVRTGLVPHTAVPSAGYKPPTTRDIPPVTLTNIPHVDPKAFEAYLSQVGSLYDVFQQAKESAGDQESQLARGSDKSSPKAEESDSLTPRSRERRPSAISTSSRATSPYDTRGRKRSFAGRGRGHAITPLSTIPTVYFEDDFHLENPRTFDVVSEKSEIVTPSKDKPENGAALELAPTGRKALATNAILQEKLSWYMDTVEIHLISSISTASKSFFTALGSLRELHAEAADSVKRIQVLRKDLQKIDREMALGGLKIVNLRRRRENVRMLADAVAQLRDVVQSVSRCEELVETGKIEEAADGLEEVERLMAGEYTPGSPDGNEKQEQPRKAIDLRKLKALEGASDDLAHLRYRIGTGYESRFLSDLLGDLRQHVENVPLDTTLQRWGSAFQRQRGGQRTGATQAPAYMAFDDQLRSRLHLHLTGLARVRHTTPAATAFKTAVLREMKSLIRKHMPSSSDDDNESVVSVSTQKSQQLSQQEKSSILARNLRALDAQDSYNMLARVYTGISESLRRLSVQVKVLLDIASGLENPAAVGVKSGPPSPNPQGPGKPAPPGPVAVVAQDEILQVLDMSSLLGQAVDIAQSQVTKVLKVRSEQTSQLPKDEFLKYFTLNRLFADECEAISGRSGTALKTVVGNQIKDYINRFGDGQRRRVVEVMDADRWDARDFGEADNAILDRILGASTRDVDVWVDASKIWLPENERRQPSPASTTAVNGSGKEKTRSAVIDEQKYILSESAVAMMKSIEEYQYLMANIPSMMQDIAPGLLESLKLFNSRSSQLILGAGATRSAGLKNITTKHLALSSQALSFIIALVPYIREFVRRHAPSSPLMGEFDKVKRLYQEHQSGIHEKLVDIMGSRSAIHVNAMKKIDWNTAAGGSGVSPYMETLAKETGTLHRVLSKHLPDMTVMMIMDPVFKSYREQWTKAFEEVTVTSETGKERLKRDAEYLQTKLGKIDGFGDLGQRLVELVKQKKITTESQDATDSSGKSSPDSNGSKKQS from the exons ATGTCCTCCGCGACCCCCCGGAAGTCCATTGACAGCTTGGCTTCAGGCGCATCGACTCCCTCTTTGTCTCAATTCTCGCTAAATCAGATCGAATCGCCACGTGCGTCGACTCAGAGGTACCCTCTCAGGAGAGGGTCAACTGCCAGCTCGATTGCCAGTATCGGGGGCATTTTGGATCCTTCCCACCGTCATGGATCGATAGCTGAGTCCGGGCAGAATG CCATCTCTACTCTCCTGCAGCCTCCCATTGTCCGCACCGGTCTAGTTCCCCATACCGCTGTCCCCTCCGCCGGATACAAGCCGCCAACTACCCGCGATATACCCCCTGTCACATTAACCAACATTCCGCATGTGGACCCCAAAGCGTTCGAAGCCTACTTGTCGCAAGTTGGGTCGTTGTACGATGTCTTCCAACAAGCAAAGGAAAGCGCCGGAGATCAGGAGTCGCAGCTAGCGCGGGGTAGCGACAAGTCTTCACCCAAGGCAGAGGAATCAGATTCGTTGACCCCAAGGTCCAGGGAAAGACGACCTTCGGCCATCTCAACCAGTTCACGAGCAACTTCTCCGTACGATACCCGGGGTCGGAAGCGGTCGTTTGCCGGTCGCGGTCGTGGTCATGCTATCACACCTCTATCTACCATCCCGACGGTCTACTTCGAGGACGACTTCCACCTAGAGAACCCACGCACCTTCGATGTCGTGTCGGAAAAGTCTGAGATCGTTACACCGTCAAAGGATAAACCAGAGAATGGAGCTGCCCTGGAACTGGCACCCACGGGTAGAAAGGCTCTGGCTACGAATGCCATCCTACAAGAGAAGCTTTCGTGGTATATGGACACTGTGGAAATTCACCTTATCTCTTCCATTTCGACTGCATCTAAGTCTTTCTTCACCGCGCTGGGGTCACTGCGGGAGCTACATGCAGAAGCCGCCGACTCGGTGAAACGGATCCAGGTTCTGCGGAAGGATTTACAGAAGATTGACCGTGAGATGGCACTGGGTGGACTCAAGATTGTGAATCTGcgtcggaggagagagaatgtGCGTATGCTTGCGGATGCCGTAGCGCAACTCCGTGACGTTGTTCAGTCGGTTTCCCGATGCGAGGAACTAGTCGAGACCGGCAAAATTGAAGAGGCTGCGGATGGCTTAGAAGAGGTGGAAAGACTGATGGCCGGAGAGTATACCCCCGGCTCTCCCGATGGCAACGAGAAACAAGAGCAACCGAGGAAAGCCATCGATTTGCGCAAGCTCAAGGCCCTGGAAGGCGCATCTGACGACCTGGCGCATCTGAGATACCGCATTGGCACAGGATATGAGAGCCGTTTCTTGAGCGACCTGCTGGGCGATCTGAGGCAGCATGTCGAAAATGTGCCTTTGGATACAACATTACAACGATGGGGCTCTGCGTTTCAGCGGCAGCGGGGAGGACAGCGCACAGGGGCTACACAAGCCCCAGCATATATGGCCTTTGATGACCAATTACGGTCCCGGTTGCACCTGCATCTCACAGGCCTCGCTCGCGTGCGTCACACGACACCTGCAGCGACCGCTTTCAAGACCGCGGTTCTGCGAGAGATGAAGAGCTTGATCCGCAAACACATGCCCAGCTCGAGTGATGACGATAACGAGTCAGTGGTATCTGTGTCCACGCAGAAGTCCCAGCAGCTCAGCCAGCAGGAGAAATCATCTATCCTCGCGCGTAATCTCCGTGCCTTGGATGCACAAGACTCATACAACATGCTTGCTCGCGTATACACTGGAATTAGTGAATCGCTGCGAAGACTTAGTGTTCAAGTCAAGGTTCTTCTTGATATTGCCAGTGGGTTGGAGAATCCGGCCGCAGTTGGTGTGAAGTCCGGGCCACCAAGCCCGAATCCTCAAGGTCCAGGCAAACCTGCACCTCCGGGCCCTGTAGCCGTTGTGGCACAGGACGAGATTCTGCAGGTCTTGGATATGTCCAGTCTTCTTGGCCAAGCCGTTGATATTGCGCAATCACAGGTTACCAAGGTGCTGAAGGTTCGATCCGAACAAACGTCTCAGCTACCAAAGGATGAATTCCTCAAGTACTTCACTCTCAACCGGCTTTTCGCTGATGAGTGTGAGGCCATCTCCGGGCGTAGCGGTACCGCCTTGAAGACTGTTGTCGGCAACCAAATTAAAGACTACATCAATCGCTTCGGAGACGGACAGCGACGCCGTGTGGTCGAGGTCATGGATGCGGATCGATGGGATGCAAGGGACTTTGGAGAAGCCGACAATGCTATTCTTGATCGTATCCTCGGCGCCAGTACTAGAGATGTTGATGTCTGGGTCGACGCATCCAAGATTTGGCTGCCCGAGAACGAACGCCGACAACCGTCTCCGGCCAGCACAACCGCTGTCAACGGGTCCGGAAAGGAGAAGACGCGCAGTGCCGTGATCGACGAGCAGAAATACATTTTGTCCGAATCTGCTGttgcgatgatgaaaagcATTGAGGAATATCAATATCTCATGGCGAATATACCCAGCATGATGCAAGACATTGCGCCTGGTCTGTTGGAGTCATTGAAGCTGTTCAACTCCCGATCTTCTCAATTGATTCTGGGTGCTGGGGCGACAAGAAGCGCAGGTCTCAAGAACATCACCACAAAGCACTTGGCTCTGTCATCTCAAGCACTAAGCTTCATAATCGCCTTAGTCCCCTATATCCGAGAGTTCGTCCGCCGCCACGCGCCTTCCAGCCCGCTGATGGGCGAATTCGACAAGGTGAAGCGACTGTACCAGGAACACCAGTCCGGAATCCACGAGAAACTCGTAGACATTATGGGATCTCGATCTGCCATTCACGTCAatgccatgaagaagattgaCTGGAACACCGCCGCAGGGGGCAGTGGAGTAAGCCCGTACATGGAAACGCTGGCGAAGGAAACCGGCACGCTGCATCGGGTGCTGAGCAAGCACCTCCCTGATATGACGGTCATGATGATTATGGATCCTGTGTTCAAGAGCTACCGAGAGCAGTGGACAAAGGCATTCGAAGAGGTCACCGTGACTTCGGAGACTGGCAAAGAACG ACTGAAACGCGACGCAGAGTATCTGCAAACGAAGCTCGGCAAGATCGACGGCTTCGGCGATCTGGGCCAGCGTCTTGTCGAACTagtgaagcagaagaagatcactACAGAATCCCAGGATGCCACCGATTCGTCCGGAAAGTCGTCGCCTGATTCCAACGGCTCAAAGAAACAATCCTAA